Within Topomyia yanbarensis strain Yona2022 chromosome 2, ASM3024719v1, whole genome shotgun sequence, the genomic segment CAACGTGTGCTGGAGTTTCATCTTTATAAGATGATGTTCCATTCGCCATTTCCAGGCTGGGAACCGCAACTCCGAACCGTCGAATATCGATTCGCGGTTGACGCTACCGAAGTATGCCGTCGTCGGCACGGTGCGCTCGAGAGTTCCCCTCTCGTAGCCACCACCTCTTCTGTCCTCGAGAGTAACCCTCTCGGCAGATCCTCCAGCTTGCTGCTGGGTTGCCATCCTCTCGGCAGATCCTCCAGCTTGCTGCTGGGTCGCCATCCTCTGCTTGCTCCCGAAACGCTGGTGCTCGCTGGATGCCGtttcttcccgaaacgctggtcctcgccggatgtcgcttctgtccgaaacgatggttCTCGCTGGCCGTTTCTACCCGAAACGCTGGTCCTCGCCGGATGCCGTTTCTGCCCGAAACGCTGGTCGTCGCTGGATGCCGCTGCTACCGGAACGATGGTTCTCGCCGGCCGTTTCTACCCGAAACGTGTATCTTCCAAAACAACTATTTTACAATAGTCCAGGTGGCTAGTTCCAGTTAACtactgggcccataacctgttgataataccgtaagaaaacacgaagtatttctgtaggtaggtttgagataactttatttgattcttgttcgtcaagttatataatgctaacatagttcgatatcgattgatatttcatgcactgtttatcacagtcccttattgactgccataccctgtcataccctctgcctatagtaaacaacacatccatgcgcggcgtccatatgcaaaagctcaagttacccacttgaagcttttgtcacatgacgttctgtcagatgacatctccgagctttttatagcacgttccatatgacagttcttactgtcaactgccgtcccgtgaatggcaaattgtttatatacaaagaatatttcgtacgtatatcactgcgaaatattctttttcaacaagttgcacATATGTTTTATTGTTACCAGCCTGAAAATTAAGTAATGATTATCATACTTAGCCTCTGTTTTATGACTTCTATCACATATTAAGTATTAAGAACGTATAACATTATTCTGTCCTAGTGCAACTCTAGACTAGTAAAAATAACAACGTAAAAACATTCCTCAatccaaaattatttcattttcgtCAGAAAAAGTCTCCTTTCGCAATAATATAGTTACTAATGTGAATTTTATAGCTTCAAACTTTATTTTTACGATAATGAACTGACACTTTTAGCATTTATACAAAAACGTTGGGTGGTTTGTTATACCCATGTTTTTTATATATAATATTGATAATCTTTTCGTTAgaaaaaaatagattatttCATAAAtaacactgataaataacaataactgatgaaaaaatattaacattattCGCATTATGAATCATAATTGTCATGTTTCAAGAAATATGGAGAGCAGAGAATTAGGATccttttataaaatttatttggcacggcttAGAACACTAGtttaactgagccgtggatttTAATATTTACAATGTGTAAATCTATCTGTTTCCATCGGATCTTGTGTACACGATTTGTTATTTCGCGTAAAGATTTTTTACTGGAGATCTATTGGCTGCGTCGCCCGCTGTTGTTGGAGTACTCTTCGTCCGCTTTCTCTCCATTTACAGTTTTTGTCCATGCTGTCCTCACTATTGATGTTGTATCACAGaataacagacataacacttaaaaacaaagcttcgcccgctttaatggtcattttaaatatatttgtagttgggactctggccacatttgaaattatggcgccactgacatatgaacaagcatatgggggatagaccactagtgaaaaattgcttccaaacctgaggggtaacccaccagtaaatgagtgtttgggaccgtgaataaaaggttaagctagtgttctgggaaattgtcggatcgaggttttttgagggaattcccacatagtgttatgtctgttagtctgtggttgtaTTGGCTTCCACGATTGGCTGGTTTGGATTGTTTGCGGGACCTGCGGATCACGATCGCATATCCGTGAATTTGACGTTTACTTTATCGTTGATGGTATTGGCTGTTGCTTTGGGTGGTAGCAGGCGCATCACAATGGTAGGAAACGTAGTGTTAGGTTCGGTTACCCCTCAGGTCTGGGAAGAATTtgtcactagtggtctatcccccatatacttgttcatatgtcagtggcgccataatttcaaatgtggccacagtgccaactacaaatatattttaaatgaacgctaaagcgggcgaagctttgtttttattgttatgTCTGTCAGTCTGTGATTTTTACTGTCAgttcactagtactgtttacatggacttagaaaaattttgtggacggctagattcgctccaagcaaatcgcaaaaaaaatttcctaggtccattgagttcttgtcacccggtctcacgaacacttttGCAGCTTCctgcacggttaaataaaacaacctgcagaatgagttcttttaacttacttttgagttgtgcgtcgctttcgcacttattagtgttgtcaaaaacaaaaagagagattcgactcagtcgaggtcttccgtggaggaaggtacttttgagttgtttggggtgaactcaaaattaggtaaattcaacttaaatttgagtataaaaaacctatcaatgagttgtaatttttgccgtggttaaatggaaactaccttcaacacggtttacctaattttaagttcccccacgataccacgagattgagtcaaaggaactcaattttaggtagtttttcgtttccgtgtggttgaaaacaatcccatttgattttgccgtcttggtttattattttccaccagctagtgatgtagtgtttgtgtcatgtgccgtgtatacgtacatgagccataggaaaggctatgtaaaccagccccgtgaaaactgtttgttgcctgaagctgccaccaaatgccagtagcgctagctatGTTCCAAATATTTAAGATCTGTTTACATGAACGGTACAACACTGTTTGAAAGTGGGATTCAGAATAAGTAAATAttaacaatatatgagaaagcACGTTTTTTCTTGCATTGCTTCTTCTCCATAAAATCTGAACGTTTTTATCGCCTGAGTACCtattaagcacatcaaaatgaagtttgtttgcattcgaCAAGTTTCAGGTCGAGTTAACAACAATGGATCGTAGCAatgtgaacgttgcttaaagcgcgttcgctgccatttttggcaactagccgagccagcttatgttggcttcactcattttgcaaagaaacgtcaaaacattcaccctcttgtTCCATATTGATTCCATTcaagatttcgaaccggttccggacggatagttgggataagctggtgtggtggcgctagtgttttaacgtatattcattcaaaagtttacacatattttttaacatatttgttCAAgaatggatgtctgttctctgtgaaatgtacatcaatttaaaaaaaaatgtgtttaatttACATATTTCCATCTACTTTGCACTCCTTCGCAGACAACAATGTTTAACAAACTTACGCTAATCCACTtcgttcgatgttttgttgaatataGGGCTAGTTTCATGCAGGCATTCGACGTCTTACACAGCCGTTCtatgcataattgtcccatgtcactttttgattattttcatttttgttcatcAAACAGTCCTTTTTGAAGTACATTTTAAGAAAACACACCCAAATCATGCAGTTTGTTCGAAAAATTCGTGAAAAAATACCATGTCTGTTTGTCTTATTGTtgaaattgggtcattaagctatatatagttttccgttccattcgataaattttaggtccaatatacataatataacatcatttcacaaaaaaattcgttgcaatacgtaaaaacgatttttttgtttttttttttaatcttatgtaaacttggcaaccaaacttaggaaaactgcggttgtttatatctagcctatcaagacaacacccaaaatgaaaaaaaactatatgcattggatggtgtttatgtcaaataaaaatagccctgcgggaaaaccgggaatacatgtattaattttttctgacagggcatcatttgtcgtgaaattcgatatgtcaaatgcttctgatagtgtcaaatccagactgtcaacatatttcttaattttgaagttacagtttattttcacgtttcctgagttggaaaaaacattgttgcaatcacaaaaatcagctttatcgatgtacgtaataaaaaaagatttttttttctcatttaatgacccaattctacgcataattgtcccactaacaaaaaaacctaaaaaagaacacaataaaaaataattacgtaGCGTTTAGTTAAAAGGTACATTACGCTAGATGTTgggcactgaaaaaataatggaaatatattcattaaaaaaaatggccGTGGTAATATTAATTTTAGCAGTGAGAACAATATTGTAAAGCTCTTCATCACTATCGTCGCTTGCATAACATGGCGAACGCatctagggtaatgagcctattttcgcaatgtttctattatcacactacccatttgaagccgttggttagtacagcgtttgctatctttgttcaacacattaggtcaaatggtagggcgacaatagggatctttaatttggaaaaattgtgccagtttttcatatgtattggtagcgggtgtccttacgagtacacttatatcattcttaaaccttaattattcttttgtgatttttaaatttaaaaaaaccaaattaaattcaaccagcaaactgacagttgtcctactaaatgacgtatctgcaaatatctcgttcgcctcattgttaaccgggacagaaccccacacagcatgatctggtactttgtcaatccgctagcaacctgccatcccaagtttcatctgcaaactatggtagatttgataaggcaacctatagagtcgtgcaagtcgcatgggtttggatgtgttattgtcctaaaaggaaacaaactaaaaaatgtttttttcaatagtttcgggccaaaaaatttaaaaagacctgagatattaactcacggtactaatctgcaccagaatatgccttaacccgcacacccctaaagatccctattagaGCACCCGATTCCAGCTTTCGTTGCGATCAAACTCTAGCATTTCATCGTTTTTaggccatttgtgttattagattggttCTTAAGAATGAAGCTAAGTTGTTGATGCCAAATTTTACGCACTCCATCGAGTGTAGGCAGAGTAGTTAATTAATTTGTGAGGCACCCTCCTAAATAGTGACAATAGGCAATTTACCCTATTTCCGATTTTGATGAAGCAACTCTCCCGAGTAATGAACATTGTTTGCCTAGAtcgttatgggactgatatgcgtagaATTTTCCGGTTTCCATTCGATTTctcggcataacagtcccacttaacgtttttcgtaaaaactaacgttaattggatctctataataaaaaactggACTGATTATATTGGAAACGATTGCTATGAACGTAATTCTAGAcaataaagctttatttgttGCATCGTTTTCCTTCAGATTGCtaataaaattttcatcttcaatcgcgtttttctcagctgccagttttgcaacatgggacaattgggcGTAGAACGGCAATACACGCagccaaaaaatattttaattttttatttagatggaaaaaatgcatttaatttctttgatttttgaaaGATGCATAACAAATAATCTGCCCCTGGCGTACAGTACTGTAAAAGCTTTAATTTAGTGCATTTAGTGCCGATCTGTATTTTTGACGATTTCTTCTCCATATATGTATGTTTTTTCTTTCTAAAATAAATCATTTTCGCGGAAAAACCGGAAATTCGTCGAAAATAACTCTACGTGAATGTTTTATAAATGACACCATCGCGCCATCTGCGCACCGACACGTAGATCGCttaatatcgattttttttactgtGTCTTGTTTTTGACATTACTCTCAGCTTCTTTTCTTCTCTTTTCCATGTTTTGCTCACTGATAAAAAGCTCTGTCATCATCAGCTGCTGATAATTTGAGACGTGTATGAAGTTATGACATAAGTGATTACAGATTACATAAAAGTATTCGAAATATTAAACAATATTCGTTCCCATCCTTGAGATTATCACGATGGTCAGTGATTGTAGAAGGCGTGCTCGGGGATGCGTGTTTTACGACGAGTTccatattgattttattggtaaATTATGTTGTTCTGTATAAGAAAAGGTATAACTTTTAATGAGCTGAAgaattagaaataataaaattcctGTCTCACACAGGTTTTAGCAGTTTATTCACATATCGTTCGGCTTCGGAAAGCGTTGTTGCAGTCCCGCTTCGATTCTATGTCAGAAAAAACACAATGCATACAAAACCTCCCAACATTTTGGTTTATTCCAGGACGGAATCAATCAAAAATGAACTAGTTAAGACGCTGCGCACGGTTCTGCAGGGAAACACCTACACTGTTTATCCTATCACTGAACCGCAAGTGAAGGCAAAGGCATGGCCGAACAGTACGGCTTTGCTTCTGGTACATGGATCAATTGGAAAGGGACTCGCAGATGTATTTTTAGATTTCTTCCTGCATGGTGGAAAACTGTTCAGTATTTGTTGCACAGAAATTTTGCATCGAATTCATTGTTGTAACTCTAGTGTTCGTGGTGCCCTATTTACGGAACACCTAAAAGATCTGCATGGTGTTAATCGAGAAGTATATATTGAGGTCATGTCACGAAACTCGACTGTTTTCTCACTAACAGCTGCGAAATCAAACGGAAGAGCTGTGCTGAGTCAAATGAAGCTGAATGATGTTTCCGACAGCGATAACAAGCGGAGACTAGATATCTTCCGATATGTCTTGAGCACTCAGCTGGACATTAGAATCACTGAATCAGACACCACAGACAAACTAAATTGCGAAACGGGGTTCTTGCTTGGTGACGATCAATGTAAAACTAATTTCCTGGCGCACATAAATGACACAACGCACATTCCAAATACCCTCGAAACGGGCGGACTTGTTTTGCAGTTCTATAGCGAAACAAACGTTCCGGTTGTGCCTACTCCAACATTCCATCCGATCTGGTTGAATCGGATTCCTAAGGATTTCTCACTGTCTGATTATTTCGATCAtctcaaaacttttttattcGGTAGATTAGCAATCTATTTGCCCGTGGTCGGCAGCTCAATGGACATTGTTTCAACAGCTACACTAGGTCATGGATTCGTAGTCATTCCCCGTCAACAGACCAATGGAGTCGGCCGTAACAATAACCAGTGGTTAAGTCCGGAAGGTTGCGCCATGTTTTCAATCCAGCTGCACGTTCCACTGTCCAGTCCACTTGGTCAACGATTACCGTTGGTTCAACATTTGGTTGCGATCGCTATAGTAAAAGCTATTCGTGAAAGTGGACCAGGTTACGAACAACTGGATGTTCGACTAAAGTGGCCGAACGATATCTACGCAGATGGTGTAGCAAAACTTGGCGGTTCGATTATCAACTCACAGGTTCAAAGTGCCGAAGCAATCGTGAATGTTGGTTGCGGATTAAATCTTAGTAATTCCACTCCTACCGTTTGCATTAACGATCTTGTTCAGACATTCAATACCAGAAATGGTACGAATCTCCCCCTGTTGAGGTATGAGCAGGTATTAGCGTTAATTTTCAACGAAATCGAGAAACTGTTCAATGAAGTTCAGTGTGGGAATTTGCAGTATTTATTCGACCTATATTACAAGTATTGGCTCCACCAGGACAAACCTGTGAAAATGAAGAACGAAAAAGGATCTGAGGTAACCGGACAAATCAAGGGCATTGACGAGTACGGATACTTGCTAGTGATGATTGATAATCATGCGAAACCTGTATGCATTCATCCCGATGGGAACAGTTTCGATATGATGAATGGTTTAATCattccaaaatatttttgagtttgCAACGTTTTTTTGGAAGATCTGGTGCTGTTTTGATGGAAAAATATCTTTAGGTAATTTACTAGGTGGATGCTATAAGCATAGGTGTTTTTGTGATTTACAGGGAATTACATTTGTAAAAAAACTACCTTGTTTTGTGGTGATGAACCACGCTTATTTATTCTAGCTCAGAAATACCTTTTTCGTCGAAACTTTCTTCTTCGCCAGATTCATTTTCATCCTCATCGTCGAATGTAATCTCCGTTTCATCGCCTTCAGTTTCTTCGAATTCACTGGTATTGGAATCGACCTCCCTGGCCTTTCTGAAATTAGTGAGCACTATTTCCGTCAGAATGTCCCGACACTGCTCGTCAAATCGCGGAGGTAGCCATCCGGTTTTCTCACTGCACGTTACTCCAGTCATAGGGGTAGGAATTTTCTCCAACATCTGCTGAATGCGGGGAACCTTCACGTCACAATATTGGTAGAATATAATTCTCATCTGAGGTAGCGTATCCATGGTGAAAGAGAAGTTGCTTTGCTCTGCAACAGTTCGTGCGATACTCGGTTTATCTGGATCTCGAGCGCCAAAGTGGCTATTGGCAAAACGCATACACGGTTTCGTTGCATTCGTCGTCCTTTTAACCTTAATCCTATCGTGCAGGGCACCAATCGCTCGAACGCGAAAATCCAGTAACTGGTAGAAACGAGATTCAAAATGTTTACGTGGGTCATACCCGAAACGCACCCAGGTGCCACGCCAAGGGCCATTTACAAAATAAATCCCCATCACTGGTAGAATATAGCGTACATCGTCTTCGCTTAGTTGGAATGTTCCCTTGAGGGCTGATTTGGTCCAAACCGGGCGTTCCATAAAACTATTACTGATCAAATCAATTGTTTCTTGGGGTATTCTCTTTTGTTCAATTGTACGCACCGCTAGCGGGTTTGGCTCGGTGGGCAGTGGATCCGTTAAACTGAAAGACATATACAATCCATGCTTTGTTCGACTGGCTCGATCTTTGTCGCCGATGCCCACCACATCTGTCACAATGTCCTTTGCTTTAAAAATACTAGTCTGAGCGGTGTCGAATCTACTGAACGAAATGGGCGGCAAGAAATAAGGGACATTGGCTGGAGTTTCTTTCGGGATCGTAGTGATAATCCCTTTGGGAACCAATTGTTCATAAGCACACTCAACTGTTCCCGCCTGATTGCGGAAGGCAGGAAGCAACTGAAAGTCACACATGCTCTCAAATTTATACATCAAACTGACACGACCAGCAATTTCGATCGATCTTACTTGGACCTCACTTGGTTGGCTCCGTCTACGGCGCGTTTTGATTTTCAATACTAAACCAGATGTGGCATGGCGATCACCAAACGCCGGCTTAGCGTAGCATGATTCCGGTCGGAAGCGGAGTTCCAGGCGTCGTTTTTCAGAGCCAATCGCCTACATTAATACAAATTTCTTAGAATATACTATATTATAATGAAACATGTTTTTAATCACGAACCGTGCTTAACTCCAATTGTCCACCGAACGACGCCAACAATCGGTCCGGGTTGTGCACTAAACCCGGATACTCAATGCATACCAACTCTTTCTGGAGGTTGTGCTTGTGGGCGTTTAACGGACCGTATTCCATACTGATGCAGGAAAATATTGTTGATACACTTCTTTTTCTTGACCTGAACACTTCCAGACTTTTGTTAATACTAATAAATTGCAAATAACTCGTTTTTTAACGtttagatattttatatttaaaacaaacaaaatatgaaattgaagaacaaaacaaaatgtcaaATGCAATCAATTTGCTTCTTATGCAGCTATCCTATTGAAACATTCAAGCACGTGTCGGCGCCCAGATGGCGCATTGAATATTTTGCATGGAGTTCGGTTattttttacaagaaattttcgcttcgcaaaaaaaatattgtacagAAAACAACTTAAATATGGGATAGGAAACATATAAGTTAAGATGTGAAAAGcttcttttttaattgtttgcattcttcTTTTCACAAACTCTACTGGAAAACATATTCTTGGGTTTTTATTACtgatatcacagagaacagacatccaggaCTGTACGTTAAAtccctagcgccgccacaccagctTACTCCAACTACCCGTTAAACCcattctggaaccggttcggaatcctGAAATGGGTTTTGATTCTAGTGTTTGGCtataatacaaaaacaataaactttaacgtttctacagtaaatttcaatgtaaaattgacttttacagtaaaaaaggggggtggttatgtatcttaacattaaaaaaatggatatatatttttttccatatattttttctcgaaaacagtaaaatttaatgtgaatttattgtatcaattttttgctgaacagtaaagttgattgttacattacattttattgtaaatcaacTGCGAGAACACCGCGTCCAACAATGttaaaacagtaataactataatatttattgttttatgattgtttgtagggtaaatgctaatgtaaaattctatccgggctaCAAAAGGTCAAATTCATGATGCGGTATCTCGAAATCCTGATTAGCCACATATTTACTTTCTTCTACAGGGTTGTAATTTTGTCCAAGGGATTCTAGTAGGTgaacatttttgtttcatgATTCTGTCAGTGGATGACGCTAGTTTATATGTGAAGTGGTGCATTTCAACTTGTTCCATCTCGTTTTTCTAAAGGCCTACTTTGTTAGACCATGAGCTTGAAAAATACTCCTATGCGTTCCACTTCCATATCCagcaaaatatttcgaaatgagTTCTGATTTTTTTGTCATAGAATCTTAGATAGTTTACTGacgtaagcaataaaaaaatcatttttttcatcttGTCAAACAGGGCGCTACCAAGCGTACTTTACTCGAGACAAGAAAATGGCTGGATGCTGTTGGCTCGAaacaaaacttgtcgaaagtaaacaaagttcatttcatatcgtcaacctggcgcccaggtggtgaaatcgttagaattcaacaGGGTgttggagcgttgccagaaaatttttatttccaggtTAAATCTTAccaaacttcccagttaagctcagccggaatgctggctggttctaattcgtattccggctccggtgacacaaccgattttagttagaatgtttaaggggtaccatttcgatgcggcttagccgcataaacGAGGCCTAGGAGCCGAAGCGGTGCAAAttcgctgaggatccgcc encodes:
- the LOC131684964 gene encoding biotin--protein ligase isoform X1, translated to MLFCIRKGFSSLFTYRSASESVVAVPLRFYVRKNTMHTKPPNILVYSRTESIKNELVKTLRTVLQGNTYTVYPITEPQVKAKAWPNSTALLLVHGSIGKGLADVFLDFFLHGGKLFSICCTEILHRIHCCNSSVRGALFTEHLKDLHGVNREVYIEVMSRNSTVFSLTAAKSNGRAVLSQMKLNDVSDSDNKRRLDIFRYVLSTQLDIRITESDTTDKLNCETGFLLGDDQCKTNFLAHINDTTHIPNTLETGGLVLQFYSETNVPVVPTPTFHPIWLNRIPKDFSLSDYFDHLKTFLFGRLAIYLPVVGSSMDIVSTATLGHGFVVIPRQQTNGVGRNNNQWLSPEGCAMFSIQLHVPLSSPLGQRLPLVQHLVAIAIVKAIRESGPGYEQLDVRLKWPNDIYADGVAKLGGSIINSQVQSAEAIVNVGCGLNLSNSTPTVCINDLVQTFNTRNGTNLPLLRYEQVLALIFNEIEKLFNEVQCGNLQYLFDLYYKYWLHQDKPVKMKNEKGSEVTGQIKGIDEYGYLLVMIDNHAKPVCIHPDGNSFDMMNGLIIPKYF
- the LOC131684964 gene encoding biotin--protein ligase isoform X2, encoding MHTKPPNILVYSRTESIKNELVKTLRTVLQGNTYTVYPITEPQVKAKAWPNSTALLLVHGSIGKGLADVFLDFFLHGGKLFSICCTEILHRIHCCNSSVRGALFTEHLKDLHGVNREVYIEVMSRNSTVFSLTAAKSNGRAVLSQMKLNDVSDSDNKRRLDIFRYVLSTQLDIRITESDTTDKLNCETGFLLGDDQCKTNFLAHINDTTHIPNTLETGGLVLQFYSETNVPVVPTPTFHPIWLNRIPKDFSLSDYFDHLKTFLFGRLAIYLPVVGSSMDIVSTATLGHGFVVIPRQQTNGVGRNNNQWLSPEGCAMFSIQLHVPLSSPLGQRLPLVQHLVAIAIVKAIRESGPGYEQLDVRLKWPNDIYADGVAKLGGSIINSQVQSAEAIVNVGCGLNLSNSTPTVCINDLVQTFNTRNGTNLPLLRYEQVLALIFNEIEKLFNEVQCGNLQYLFDLYYKYWLHQDKPVKMKNEKGSEVTGQIKGIDEYGYLLVMIDNHAKPVCIHPDGNSFDMMNGLIIPKYF
- the LOC131684965 gene encoding general transcription factor 3C polypeptide 5 → MEYGPLNAHKHNLQKELVCIEYPGLVHNPDRLLASFGGQLELSTAIGSEKRRLELRFRPESCYAKPAFGDRHATSGLVLKIKTRRRRSQPSEVQVRSIEIAGRVSLMYKFESMCDFQLLPAFRNQAGTVECAYEQLVPKGIITTIPKETPANVPYFLPPISFSRFDTAQTSIFKAKDIVTDVVGIGDKDRASRTKHGLYMSFSLTDPLPTEPNPLAVRTIEQKRIPQETIDLISNSFMERPVWTKSALKGTFQLSEDDVRYILPVMGIYFVNGPWRGTWVRFGYDPRKHFESRFYQLLDFRVRAIGALHDRIKVKRTTNATKPCMRFANSHFGARDPDKPSIARTVAEQSNFSFTMDTLPQMRIIFYQYCDVKVPRIQQMLEKIPTPMTGVTCSEKTGWLPPRFDEQCRDILTEIVLTNFRKAREVDSNTSEFEETEGDETEITFDDEDENESGEEESFDEKGISELE